Proteins encoded by one window of Lepeophtheirus salmonis chromosome 3, UVic_Lsal_1.4, whole genome shotgun sequence:
- the LOC121114051 gene encoding uncharacterized protein translates to MDSSVLIVSLVSIIIAFLSLSEGIEVDCSYYSRRNRLACRCTGPDRSTSGYEDLSSIVNRFLHERFRNIIFRHIELSQCAKANVYLDLRAFVIDDRPQNITDISFNQINDLNLIIQDIDYGSKRFVFENIGYLNIGGSLLNRQTRVAMYIRNTINGNQYINNVERRGDVVFQDFLAASHLTLINIQNQKSVTVIDSAFENLNEVDLIRTGNCFVGSEQSESVPCTKRDLFVSTAVIGATWEQIVQHPLFIGGIVFALLALLLGICACCYFCRNKKKREMELVGYPPTTPSSNVSSRQSTTKRSNLAYHVPTPILSQTPRESSRRHASTTMESKKSPQNCANYYKHSHSRTR, encoded by the exons ATGGACTCCTCCGTCCTCATTGTATCCTTAGTCTCCATTATAATTGCATTCCTCTCGTTAAGTGAAGGGATTGAGGTGGACTGCTCTTATTACTCACGAAGAAATCGACTTGCATGTCGCTGCACTGGGCCAGATCGAAGTACTTCTGGTTATGAAGATTTGAGTAGTATTGTGAATCGTTTCCTTCATGAACGATTTCGAAATATTATCTTTAGACACATTGAGTTGTCTCAGTGTGCAAAGGCAAACGTTTACTTGGATCTGAG agCCTTTGTCATTGATGATCGACCTCAAAATATAACAGATATTAGTTTTAATCAAATCAATGATTTGAATCTCATTATTCAAGACATTGATTATGGTAGTAAAAGATTTGTGTTTGAGAACATTGGATATTTGAACATTGGAGGATCGCTTTTAAATCGTCAAACCCGAGTGGCCATGTACATACGAAATACTATTAATGGAAATCAGTACATTAATAACGTAGAGCGACGAGGAGACGTCGTATTCCAAGACTTTTTAGCTGCATCTCATCTAACACTTATAAATATTCAG AATCAAAAATCCGTAACTGTCATAGACTCAGCCTTTGAAAACTTAAATGAAGTAGATCTCATACGCACTGGCAACTGTTTTGTCGGATCTGAACAATCCGAGAGTGTCCCTTGCACAAAAAGAGATCTATTTGTTTCAACAGCAGTGATTGGAGCCACATGGGAACAAATTGTGCAACATCCTCTTTTCATTGGAGGTATTGTTTTTGCACTTTTGGCACTCCTACTCGGGATATGTGCCTGCTGTTACTTTTGtcgaaataaaaagaaaagagaaatgGAACTTGTGGGATATCCCCCCACAACACCTTCCTCTAATGTCAGCTCAAGGCAATCCACTACAAAGAGATCAAATTTAGCATACCATGTACCCACTCCCATACTAAGTCAAACCCCGAGAGAATCCTCCAGGAGACATGCCTCAACCACAATGGAATCTAAAAAATCACCTCAAAACTGTGCTAACTACTATAAACACTCTCATTCACGAACGAGATAG